Proteins from one Ricinus communis isolate WT05 ecotype wild-type chromosome 9, ASM1957865v1, whole genome shotgun sequence genomic window:
- the LOC8261513 gene encoding putative E3 ubiquitin-protein ligase RF298 isoform X3: MASMVAKASSSSCSTQVSSLVSVQEKGSRNKRKFRADTPLGDPGKIIPSPQNECSGYEFSAEKFEATPAHGPSSVCDLCGVNQDHSEGLKLDLGLSSALSSSEVGTSQPREELESEESHDADWSDLTESQLEELVLSNLDAIFKSAIKKIVACGYTEEVATKAVLRSGLCYGCKDTVSNIVDNTLAFLRNGQEIDPSRDHCFEDLQQLEKYILAELVCVLREVRPFFSTGDAMWCLLICDMNVSHACAMDGDPLSGFAGDGTSNGTSSTSNQPQIESKSSELNLPNPCKSEPSVTCSQSEAPNIMTRVPNISKPKNSVAVSGLVTEKDGSNSTFDSADKSFSVAGTSQSPVVEEKLIVSRKVHSNSTKREYILRQKSLHLEKGYRTYGPKGSRAGKLSGLGGLILDKKLKSVSESAVNIKNASLRLSKVMGVDVSQDNASQNLSSNTRSSSPASFNLETSGTTSAFPKTNNQSALPVVTKPPALTAVNTPPVLSATDTELSLSLPAKSNSTSVPGDSNAEATSCNFSGIPYDKSLAQWVPRDKKDEMIMKLVPRARELQNQLQEWTEWANQKVMQAARRLSKDKAELKSLRQEKEEVERLKKEKQTLEENTMKKLTEMENALCKASGQVERANSAVRRLEVENAALRQEMEAEKLNAAESAASCQEVSKREKNTLMKFQSWEKQKIILQEELATEKRKVAQLRQDLEQAKQLQEQHEARWQQEEKAKEELLLQANSMRKEREQIETAAKSKEDTIKLKAEINLQKYKDDIQKLEKEIAQLRLKTDSSKIAALRMGINQSYASRLTDIKYNIAQKESSPLYFSADFHDYSETGGVKRERECVMCLSEEMSVVFLPCAHQVVCTTCNDLHEKQGMKDCPSCRSTIQRRISVRYARS, from the exons ATGGCATCAATGGTTGCAAAAGCCAGTAGTAGTAGCTGTAGCACTCAAGTGTCATCATTGGTATCAGTCCAAGAAAAAGGAAGtagaaataagagaaaatttcGAGCTGATACACCTTTAGGTGACCCTGGTAAGATTATACCTTCACCTCAGAATGAATGCTCTGGTTATGAATTTTCTGCTGAGAAATTTGAAGCTACCCCAGCTCATGGGCCATCCAGTGTATGTGACCTGTGCGGTGTTAACCAAGACCATTCTGAAGGGTTGAAACTTGACCTTGGATTGTCTAGTGCCTTAAGCTCATCTGAGGTTGGAACAAGCCAACCCAGAGAGGAATTAGAATCGGAAGAATCCCATGATGCTGATTGGAGTGATCTCACAGAATCCCAGCTAGAAGAACTTGTGTTAAGCAATCTGGACGCAATCTTCAAGAgtgcaattaaaaaaattgttgcTTGTGGTTATACCGAAGAAGTTGCTACAAAGGCTGTTTTGAGGTCAGGCCTTTGTTATGGGTGTAAAGACACTGTTTCAAATATTGTGGACAATACTCTAGCATTTCTTAGGAATGGCCAAGAGATTGATCCTTCAAGGGACCACTGTTTTGAGGATTTACAGCAGCTGGAGAAGTATATATTGGCAGAATTGGTTTGTGTACTCCGAGAAGTCAGGCCATTCTTCAGCACTGGGGATGCAATGTGGTGCTTGTTGATTTGTGACATGAATGTTTCTCATGCCTGTGCAATGGATGGTGATCCCTTGAGTGGTTTTGCCGGTGATGGGACTTCAAACGGGACTTCCTCTACTTCTAACCAACCGCAGATAGAATCCAAATCTTCTGAGTTAAACCTTCCAAATCCTTGTAAATCTGAACCTTCTGTTACTTGTTCTCAATCCGAGGCACCCAACATCATGACGAGAGTTCCCAACATATCGAAACCAAAGAACTCTGTTGCTGTCAGTGGACTAGTCACAGAGAAAGATGGATCAAATTCTACATTTGATTCTGCAGATAAATCTTTTAGTGTTGCAGGAACATCTCAATCTCCTGTAGTAGAGGAAAAACTTATTGTTAGTAGAAAGGTTCATTCTAATAGTACCAAGAGAGAGTACATACTTCGACAGAAATCTCTTCATCTGGAGAAGGGCTACAGAACATATGGACCTAAAGGGTCAAGAGCAGGGAAATTGAGTGGTTTGGGCGGTTTGATCTTGGATAAGAAACTAAAGTCTGTTTCGGAATCTGCTGTTAATATAAAGAATGCTTCGTTAAGACTGAGTAAGGTAATGGGAGTCGATGTGTCTCAAGATAATGCAAGCCAGAATCTTTCGAGCAATACTAGATCCTCTTCCCCAgcatcatttaatttagaaactTCTGGCACAACTTCTGCTTTTCCTAAGACCAATAATCAATCTGCATTACCCGTAGTCACCAAGCCACCTGCATTAACTGCTGTGAACACTCCACCTGTATTATCAGCTACTGATACTGAACTTTCACTTTCATTGCCTGCAAAAAGCAACTCCACTTCAGTCCCTGGTGACAGTAATGCCGAGGCAACCAGTTGTAATTTTTCTGGGATACCATATGATAAGTCTCTGGCACAGTGGGTTCCCAGGGACAAGAAGGATGAGATGATTATGAAGCTGGTTCCCAGAGCGAGGGAACTGCAAAATCAGCTCCAAGAATGGACTGAGTGGGCAAACCAGAAAGTTATGCAGGCTGCTCGAAGGCTGAGTAAGGACAAGGCTGAACTTAAGTCACTCaggcaagaaaaagaagaagttgaaCGGCTCAAGAAAGAGAAGCAAACGCTGGAGGAGAACACAATGAAGAAGCTGACAGAGATGGAAAATGCATTATGCAAGGCTAGCGGACAGGTAGAAAGGGCTAATTCTGCTGTTCGGAGGCTTGAGGTGGAGAATGCTGCATTGAGGCAAGAGATGGAGGCTGAAAAGCTGAATGCAGCTGAGTCAGCTGCAAGCTGTCAGGAGGTATCAAAGAGGGAGAAGAACACGCTGATGAAGTTTCAGTCATGGGAGAAgcagaaaattattttacaggAAGAGCTTGCTACTGAAAAACGCAAGGTTGCGCAGCTACGTCAGGATCTTGAACAGGCTAAACAACTACAGGAACAACATGAG GCTAGATGGCAACAAGAAGAGAAGGCAAAAGAAGAACTGCTTTTGCAGGCTAATtcaatgagaaaagaaagagaacaaATTGAGACTGCAGCCAAATCTAAGGAGGATACAATCAAACTGAAAGCAGAAATAAATTTGCAAAAGTACAAAGATGATATACAGAAGCTTGAGAAAGAAATTGCTCAATTGAGATTGAAGACTGATTCTTCGAAAATTGCAGCACTTCGAATGGGCATCAACCAAAGTTATGCTAGCAGACTCACGGACATTAAGTACAATATTGCTCAAAAGGAATCATCACCTCTCTATTTCTCAGCAGATTTTCATGATTACTCGGAAACCGGAGGTGTGAAGCGAGAAAGAGAATGTGTGATGTGCCTTTCAGAAGAGATGTCTGTGGTATTTCTTCCATGTGCACATCAGGTGGTTTGCACAACATGTAATGACCTCCATGAGAAACAAGGAATGAAGGACTGCCCTTCTTGTAGGAGTACCATTCAAAGGCGTATATCAGTACGTTATGCACGCTCCTGA
- the LOC8261513 gene encoding putative E3 ubiquitin-protein ligase RF298 isoform X1, with translation MQSLIFLFLFSLVQFDREIYIKKKLKMASMVAKASSSSCSTQVSSLVSVQEKGSRNKRKFRADTPLGDPGKIIPSPQNECSGYEFSAEKFEATPAHGPSSVCDLCGVNQDHSEGLKLDLGLSSALSSSEVGTSQPREELESEESHDADWSDLTESQLEELVLSNLDAIFKSAIKKIVACGYTEEVATKAVLRSGLCYGCKDTVSNIVDNTLAFLRNGQEIDPSRDHCFEDLQQLEKYILAELVCVLREVRPFFSTGDAMWCLLICDMNVSHACAMDGDPLSGFAGDGTSNGTSSTSNQPQIESKSSELNLPNPCKSEPSVTCSQSEAPNIMTRVPNISKPKNSVAVSGLVTEKDGSNSTFDSADKSFSVAGTSQSPVVEEKLIVSRKVHSNSTKREYILRQKSLHLEKGYRTYGPKGSRAGKLSGLGGLILDKKLKSVSESAVNIKNASLRLSKVMGVDVSQDNASQNLSSNTRSSSPASFNLETSGTTSAFPKTNNQSALPVVTKPPALTAVNTPPVLSATDTELSLSLPAKSNSTSVPGDSNAEATSCNFSGIPYDKSLAQWVPRDKKDEMIMKLVPRARELQNQLQEWTEWANQKVMQAARRLSKDKAELKSLRQEKEEVERLKKEKQTLEENTMKKLTEMENALCKASGQVERANSAVRRLEVENAALRQEMEAEKLNAAESAASCQEVSKREKNTLMKFQSWEKQKIILQEELATEKRKVAQLRQDLEQAKQLQEQHEARWQQEEKAKEELLLQANSMRKEREQIETAAKSKEDTIKLKAEINLQKYKDDIQKLEKEIAQLRLKTDSSKIAALRMGINQSYASRLTDIKYNIAQKESSPLYFSADFHDYSETGGVKRERECVMCLSEEMSVVFLPCAHQVVCTTCNDLHEKQGMKDCPSCRSTIQRRISVRYARS, from the exons ATGCAgagtttgatttttctttttctcttttcattgGTTCAGTTTGATAgagagatatatataaaaaaaaag CTTAAAATGGCATCAATGGTTGCAAAAGCCAGTAGTAGTAGCTGTAGCACTCAAGTGTCATCATTGGTATCAGTCCAAGAAAAAGGAAGtagaaataagagaaaatttcGAGCTGATACACCTTTAGGTGACCCTGGTAAGATTATACCTTCACCTCAGAATGAATGCTCTGGTTATGAATTTTCTGCTGAGAAATTTGAAGCTACCCCAGCTCATGGGCCATCCAGTGTATGTGACCTGTGCGGTGTTAACCAAGACCATTCTGAAGGGTTGAAACTTGACCTTGGATTGTCTAGTGCCTTAAGCTCATCTGAGGTTGGAACAAGCCAACCCAGAGAGGAATTAGAATCGGAAGAATCCCATGATGCTGATTGGAGTGATCTCACAGAATCCCAGCTAGAAGAACTTGTGTTAAGCAATCTGGACGCAATCTTCAAGAgtgcaattaaaaaaattgttgcTTGTGGTTATACCGAAGAAGTTGCTACAAAGGCTGTTTTGAGGTCAGGCCTTTGTTATGGGTGTAAAGACACTGTTTCAAATATTGTGGACAATACTCTAGCATTTCTTAGGAATGGCCAAGAGATTGATCCTTCAAGGGACCACTGTTTTGAGGATTTACAGCAGCTGGAGAAGTATATATTGGCAGAATTGGTTTGTGTACTCCGAGAAGTCAGGCCATTCTTCAGCACTGGGGATGCAATGTGGTGCTTGTTGATTTGTGACATGAATGTTTCTCATGCCTGTGCAATGGATGGTGATCCCTTGAGTGGTTTTGCCGGTGATGGGACTTCAAACGGGACTTCCTCTACTTCTAACCAACCGCAGATAGAATCCAAATCTTCTGAGTTAAACCTTCCAAATCCTTGTAAATCTGAACCTTCTGTTACTTGTTCTCAATCCGAGGCACCCAACATCATGACGAGAGTTCCCAACATATCGAAACCAAAGAACTCTGTTGCTGTCAGTGGACTAGTCACAGAGAAAGATGGATCAAATTCTACATTTGATTCTGCAGATAAATCTTTTAGTGTTGCAGGAACATCTCAATCTCCTGTAGTAGAGGAAAAACTTATTGTTAGTAGAAAGGTTCATTCTAATAGTACCAAGAGAGAGTACATACTTCGACAGAAATCTCTTCATCTGGAGAAGGGCTACAGAACATATGGACCTAAAGGGTCAAGAGCAGGGAAATTGAGTGGTTTGGGCGGTTTGATCTTGGATAAGAAACTAAAGTCTGTTTCGGAATCTGCTGTTAATATAAAGAATGCTTCGTTAAGACTGAGTAAGGTAATGGGAGTCGATGTGTCTCAAGATAATGCAAGCCAGAATCTTTCGAGCAATACTAGATCCTCTTCCCCAgcatcatttaatttagaaactTCTGGCACAACTTCTGCTTTTCCTAAGACCAATAATCAATCTGCATTACCCGTAGTCACCAAGCCACCTGCATTAACTGCTGTGAACACTCCACCTGTATTATCAGCTACTGATACTGAACTTTCACTTTCATTGCCTGCAAAAAGCAACTCCACTTCAGTCCCTGGTGACAGTAATGCCGAGGCAACCAGTTGTAATTTTTCTGGGATACCATATGATAAGTCTCTGGCACAGTGGGTTCCCAGGGACAAGAAGGATGAGATGATTATGAAGCTGGTTCCCAGAGCGAGGGAACTGCAAAATCAGCTCCAAGAATGGACTGAGTGGGCAAACCAGAAAGTTATGCAGGCTGCTCGAAGGCTGAGTAAGGACAAGGCTGAACTTAAGTCACTCaggcaagaaaaagaagaagttgaaCGGCTCAAGAAAGAGAAGCAAACGCTGGAGGAGAACACAATGAAGAAGCTGACAGAGATGGAAAATGCATTATGCAAGGCTAGCGGACAGGTAGAAAGGGCTAATTCTGCTGTTCGGAGGCTTGAGGTGGAGAATGCTGCATTGAGGCAAGAGATGGAGGCTGAAAAGCTGAATGCAGCTGAGTCAGCTGCAAGCTGTCAGGAGGTATCAAAGAGGGAGAAGAACACGCTGATGAAGTTTCAGTCATGGGAGAAgcagaaaattattttacaggAAGAGCTTGCTACTGAAAAACGCAAGGTTGCGCAGCTACGTCAGGATCTTGAACAGGCTAAACAACTACAGGAACAACATGAG GCTAGATGGCAACAAGAAGAGAAGGCAAAAGAAGAACTGCTTTTGCAGGCTAATtcaatgagaaaagaaagagaacaaATTGAGACTGCAGCCAAATCTAAGGAGGATACAATCAAACTGAAAGCAGAAATAAATTTGCAAAAGTACAAAGATGATATACAGAAGCTTGAGAAAGAAATTGCTCAATTGAGATTGAAGACTGATTCTTCGAAAATTGCAGCACTTCGAATGGGCATCAACCAAAGTTATGCTAGCAGACTCACGGACATTAAGTACAATATTGCTCAAAAGGAATCATCACCTCTCTATTTCTCAGCAGATTTTCATGATTACTCGGAAACCGGAGGTGTGAAGCGAGAAAGAGAATGTGTGATGTGCCTTTCAGAAGAGATGTCTGTGGTATTTCTTCCATGTGCACATCAGGTGGTTTGCACAACATGTAATGACCTCCATGAGAAACAAGGAATGAAGGACTGCCCTTCTTGTAGGAGTACCATTCAAAGGCGTATATCAGTACGTTATGCACGCTCCTGA
- the LOC8261513 gene encoding putative E3 ubiquitin-protein ligase RF298 isoform X2, whose protein sequence is MLTFLQLKMASMVAKASSSSCSTQVSSLVSVQEKGSRNKRKFRADTPLGDPGKIIPSPQNECSGYEFSAEKFEATPAHGPSSVCDLCGVNQDHSEGLKLDLGLSSALSSSEVGTSQPREELESEESHDADWSDLTESQLEELVLSNLDAIFKSAIKKIVACGYTEEVATKAVLRSGLCYGCKDTVSNIVDNTLAFLRNGQEIDPSRDHCFEDLQQLEKYILAELVCVLREVRPFFSTGDAMWCLLICDMNVSHACAMDGDPLSGFAGDGTSNGTSSTSNQPQIESKSSELNLPNPCKSEPSVTCSQSEAPNIMTRVPNISKPKNSVAVSGLVTEKDGSNSTFDSADKSFSVAGTSQSPVVEEKLIVSRKVHSNSTKREYILRQKSLHLEKGYRTYGPKGSRAGKLSGLGGLILDKKLKSVSESAVNIKNASLRLSKVMGVDVSQDNASQNLSSNTRSSSPASFNLETSGTTSAFPKTNNQSALPVVTKPPALTAVNTPPVLSATDTELSLSLPAKSNSTSVPGDSNAEATSCNFSGIPYDKSLAQWVPRDKKDEMIMKLVPRARELQNQLQEWTEWANQKVMQAARRLSKDKAELKSLRQEKEEVERLKKEKQTLEENTMKKLTEMENALCKASGQVERANSAVRRLEVENAALRQEMEAEKLNAAESAASCQEVSKREKNTLMKFQSWEKQKIILQEELATEKRKVAQLRQDLEQAKQLQEQHEARWQQEEKAKEELLLQANSMRKEREQIETAAKSKEDTIKLKAEINLQKYKDDIQKLEKEIAQLRLKTDSSKIAALRMGINQSYASRLTDIKYNIAQKESSPLYFSADFHDYSETGGVKRERECVMCLSEEMSVVFLPCAHQVVCTTCNDLHEKQGMKDCPSCRSTIQRRISVRYARS, encoded by the exons atGCTAACCTTTTTACAGCTTAAAATGGCATCAATGGTTGCAAAAGCCAGTAGTAGTAGCTGTAGCACTCAAGTGTCATCATTGGTATCAGTCCAAGAAAAAGGAAGtagaaataagagaaaatttcGAGCTGATACACCTTTAGGTGACCCTGGTAAGATTATACCTTCACCTCAGAATGAATGCTCTGGTTATGAATTTTCTGCTGAGAAATTTGAAGCTACCCCAGCTCATGGGCCATCCAGTGTATGTGACCTGTGCGGTGTTAACCAAGACCATTCTGAAGGGTTGAAACTTGACCTTGGATTGTCTAGTGCCTTAAGCTCATCTGAGGTTGGAACAAGCCAACCCAGAGAGGAATTAGAATCGGAAGAATCCCATGATGCTGATTGGAGTGATCTCACAGAATCCCAGCTAGAAGAACTTGTGTTAAGCAATCTGGACGCAATCTTCAAGAgtgcaattaaaaaaattgttgcTTGTGGTTATACCGAAGAAGTTGCTACAAAGGCTGTTTTGAGGTCAGGCCTTTGTTATGGGTGTAAAGACACTGTTTCAAATATTGTGGACAATACTCTAGCATTTCTTAGGAATGGCCAAGAGATTGATCCTTCAAGGGACCACTGTTTTGAGGATTTACAGCAGCTGGAGAAGTATATATTGGCAGAATTGGTTTGTGTACTCCGAGAAGTCAGGCCATTCTTCAGCACTGGGGATGCAATGTGGTGCTTGTTGATTTGTGACATGAATGTTTCTCATGCCTGTGCAATGGATGGTGATCCCTTGAGTGGTTTTGCCGGTGATGGGACTTCAAACGGGACTTCCTCTACTTCTAACCAACCGCAGATAGAATCCAAATCTTCTGAGTTAAACCTTCCAAATCCTTGTAAATCTGAACCTTCTGTTACTTGTTCTCAATCCGAGGCACCCAACATCATGACGAGAGTTCCCAACATATCGAAACCAAAGAACTCTGTTGCTGTCAGTGGACTAGTCACAGAGAAAGATGGATCAAATTCTACATTTGATTCTGCAGATAAATCTTTTAGTGTTGCAGGAACATCTCAATCTCCTGTAGTAGAGGAAAAACTTATTGTTAGTAGAAAGGTTCATTCTAATAGTACCAAGAGAGAGTACATACTTCGACAGAAATCTCTTCATCTGGAGAAGGGCTACAGAACATATGGACCTAAAGGGTCAAGAGCAGGGAAATTGAGTGGTTTGGGCGGTTTGATCTTGGATAAGAAACTAAAGTCTGTTTCGGAATCTGCTGTTAATATAAAGAATGCTTCGTTAAGACTGAGTAAGGTAATGGGAGTCGATGTGTCTCAAGATAATGCAAGCCAGAATCTTTCGAGCAATACTAGATCCTCTTCCCCAgcatcatttaatttagaaactTCTGGCACAACTTCTGCTTTTCCTAAGACCAATAATCAATCTGCATTACCCGTAGTCACCAAGCCACCTGCATTAACTGCTGTGAACACTCCACCTGTATTATCAGCTACTGATACTGAACTTTCACTTTCATTGCCTGCAAAAAGCAACTCCACTTCAGTCCCTGGTGACAGTAATGCCGAGGCAACCAGTTGTAATTTTTCTGGGATACCATATGATAAGTCTCTGGCACAGTGGGTTCCCAGGGACAAGAAGGATGAGATGATTATGAAGCTGGTTCCCAGAGCGAGGGAACTGCAAAATCAGCTCCAAGAATGGACTGAGTGGGCAAACCAGAAAGTTATGCAGGCTGCTCGAAGGCTGAGTAAGGACAAGGCTGAACTTAAGTCACTCaggcaagaaaaagaagaagttgaaCGGCTCAAGAAAGAGAAGCAAACGCTGGAGGAGAACACAATGAAGAAGCTGACAGAGATGGAAAATGCATTATGCAAGGCTAGCGGACAGGTAGAAAGGGCTAATTCTGCTGTTCGGAGGCTTGAGGTGGAGAATGCTGCATTGAGGCAAGAGATGGAGGCTGAAAAGCTGAATGCAGCTGAGTCAGCTGCAAGCTGTCAGGAGGTATCAAAGAGGGAGAAGAACACGCTGATGAAGTTTCAGTCATGGGAGAAgcagaaaattattttacaggAAGAGCTTGCTACTGAAAAACGCAAGGTTGCGCAGCTACGTCAGGATCTTGAACAGGCTAAACAACTACAGGAACAACATGAG GCTAGATGGCAACAAGAAGAGAAGGCAAAAGAAGAACTGCTTTTGCAGGCTAATtcaatgagaaaagaaagagaacaaATTGAGACTGCAGCCAAATCTAAGGAGGATACAATCAAACTGAAAGCAGAAATAAATTTGCAAAAGTACAAAGATGATATACAGAAGCTTGAGAAAGAAATTGCTCAATTGAGATTGAAGACTGATTCTTCGAAAATTGCAGCACTTCGAATGGGCATCAACCAAAGTTATGCTAGCAGACTCACGGACATTAAGTACAATATTGCTCAAAAGGAATCATCACCTCTCTATTTCTCAGCAGATTTTCATGATTACTCGGAAACCGGAGGTGTGAAGCGAGAAAGAGAATGTGTGATGTGCCTTTCAGAAGAGATGTCTGTGGTATTTCTTCCATGTGCACATCAGGTGGTTTGCACAACATGTAATGACCTCCATGAGAAACAAGGAATGAAGGACTGCCCTTCTTGTAGGAGTACCATTCAAAGGCGTATATCAGTACGTTATGCACGCTCCTGA
- the LOC8261512 gene encoding uncharacterized protein LOC8261512: protein MAQPIEPKHQPDPSSSPPPPLHRSDADDDDENVKQLRECSSLYLSLQDCLVESNRNWKSCQKEVQALKACNEMRRKIEKNK from the exons ATGGCCCAACCAATTGAACCCAAACACCAACCCGATCCATCTTCGTCGCCACCGCCACCACTTCACCGGAGCGACGCCGATGACGATGACGAGAACGTCAAGCAGCTAAGAGAATGCTCTTCTCTATACCTCTCACTACAG GATTGTCTCGTTGAGAGCAACAGGAACTGGAAATCTTGCCAAAAGG AAGTTCAAGCTCTGAAGGCATGCAATGAGATGAGAAGGaagattgaaaaaaataagtgA
- the LOC8261511 gene encoding F-box protein CPR1 isoform X1: protein MGLMKVGVLRGCLCMSLSSAQKISEIWIMKEYGNKESWTKLLVIGTICLSKIRYNSCEPIFAFDSDNILMLCDNSVLACYNVKTKRFRDAKISQTNGKFHIISHTPCFTSLEHIAEDEAVEISRLSQFRKTKCPDLGELVDWRKETTWYFLS from the exons ATGGGGTTAATGAAGGTGGGGGTGTTAAGAGGTTGTTTATGCATGTCTTTGTCTTCTGCTCAGAAGATATCTGAGATATGGATTATGAAGGAATATGGCAACAAGGAATCATGGACTAAATTGCTCGTCATTGGAACCATTTGTTTAAGCAAGATCAGATACAATTCCTGTGAGCCTATATTTGCATTTGACAGTGACAATATCTTGATGTTGTGTGACAATTCTGTTCTAGCTTGTTATAATGTGAAAACAAAGAGGTTTCGTGATGCTAAGATATCTCAGACTAATGGGAAATTCCATATAATTTCTCACACCCCATGCTTTACTTCACTTGAACACATTGCAGAAGATGAGGCAGTTGAGATATCCAG GCTGTCGCAGTTCAGAAAAACAAAGTGTCCTGATTTGGGAGAACTAGTAGATTGGAGAAAGGAGACTACTTGGTACTTTTTGTCGTGA
- the LOC8261511 gene encoding F-box protein CPR1 isoform X2 has translation MGLMKVGVLRGCLCMSLSSAQKISEIWIMKEYGNKESWTKLLVIGTICLSKIRYNSCEPIFAFDSDNILMLCDNSVLACYNVKTKRFRDAKISQTNGKFHIISHTPCFTSLEHIAEDEAVEISRYQAVAVQKNKVS, from the exons ATGGGGTTAATGAAGGTGGGGGTGTTAAGAGGTTGTTTATGCATGTCTTTGTCTTCTGCTCAGAAGATATCTGAGATATGGATTATGAAGGAATATGGCAACAAGGAATCATGGACTAAATTGCTCGTCATTGGAACCATTTGTTTAAGCAAGATCAGATACAATTCCTGTGAGCCTATATTTGCATTTGACAGTGACAATATCTTGATGTTGTGTGACAATTCTGTTCTAGCTTGTTATAATGTGAAAACAAAGAGGTTTCGTGATGCTAAGATATCTCAGACTAATGGGAAATTCCATATAATTTCTCACACCCCATGCTTTACTTCACTTGAACACATTGCAGAAGATGAGGCAGTTGAGATATCCAGGTATCAA GCTGTCGCAGTTCAGAAAAACAAAGTGTCCTGA
- the LOC8261510 gene encoding peptide methionine sulfoxide reductase B5: MAAAGSIQKSEGEWRAILSPEQFHILREKGTERKFTGEYDKFFGEGIYNCAGCETPLYKSTTKFDSGCGWPAFFEGLPGAINRSPDPDGRRTEITCVACGGHLGHVFKGEGHKTPTDERHCVNSVSIKFISAS; encoded by the exons ATGGCAGCAGCAGGTTCTATCCAGAAGAGTGAGGGAGAGTGGAGGGCTATTCTTTCTCCAGAGCAGTTTCATATTCTCAGGGAGAAAGGAACTGA ACGGAAATTCACAGGGGAATATGACAAGTTCTTTGGTGAAGGAATTTACAATTGTGCTGGTTGTGAGACGCCACTTTATAAGTCGACTACCAAATTTGATTCTGGCTGTGGTTGGCCTGCTTTCTTTGAAGGTCTCCCTGGAGCCATAAATCGCTCT CCGGACCCAGATGGGAGGAGAACTGAGATTACATGTGTAGCTTGTGGGGGGCACTTGGGTCATGTTTTCAAAGGCGAAGGACACAAGACTCCAACAGATGAACGCCACTGTGTCAATAGCGTTTCAATCAAGTTTATATCTGCAAGTTGA